One window of Flavobacterium dauae genomic DNA carries:
- a CDS encoding nucleoid-associated protein: MINLFNTQIESLSIHRVGNKSRAEAIFLSENTFNVNDEITPLLKEYFFKPFREKEENYYQFAHDVDLDYNDMFNFANEIFANPSNAHEVSKKITKHLYEQSNHPHIKNGEVYVTYLTHITIDNNPVDAIGIFKSELKSDFLQFEENNSNLEMVLQQGINLNKLDKGCIIFNYKKEEGYKILTIDSNRYDARYWLEHFLSVDAFQDENFMTKKYLKFVQDFAKDVVLPAEDKKEEVMFMNRSVNYFAKNDEFEEQGFINEVIDNPDLQSEFKNYKTDRAEKYSIEDVSNFPIANNAVSDVRKKIKNVINLDTNVQIKLDFINPESAEKFIEKGWDEEKQMYYYLVYFNKEQKS, encoded by the coding sequence ATGATTAATTTATTTAATACCCAGATAGAATCTTTGTCTATTCACCGAGTTGGAAATAAAAGCCGTGCAGAAGCTATTTTTTTGTCTGAAAACACTTTTAATGTAAACGACGAAATTACCCCGCTTTTAAAGGAATATTTTTTTAAGCCTTTCCGCGAAAAAGAAGAAAACTATTACCAGTTTGCACACGATGTTGATTTAGATTATAACGATATGTTTAATTTTGCCAACGAAATTTTTGCAAACCCAAGCAATGCTCACGAAGTTTCAAAGAAAATTACCAAACATTTATACGAGCAGTCAAACCATCCGCATATTAAAAACGGTGAGGTTTATGTAACTTATCTAACGCATATTACTATTGATAACAATCCGGTTGATGCCATTGGTATTTTTAAAAGCGAATTAAAGTCTGATTTTTTACAGTTCGAAGAAAACAACAGCAACCTGGAAATGGTGCTTCAGCAAGGAATCAATCTGAATAAATTAGATAAAGGCTGTATTATTTTCAATTATAAGAAAGAAGAAGGCTACAAAATTTTAACTATTGACAGTAACCGTTACGATGCGCGTTATTGGTTAGAACATTTTTTATCGGTTGATGCTTTTCAGGACGAAAACTTTATGACCAAAAAATACTTGAAGTTTGTTCAGGATTTTGCTAAAGATGTTGTTTTACCTGCCGAAGATAAAAAGGAAGAGGTTATGTTTATGAACCGATCTGTAAATTATTTTGCAAAGAATGACGAGTTTGAAGAGCAAGGTTTTATTAACGAAGTAATTGATAATCCTGATTTGCAGTCTGAGTTTAAAAACTACAAAACAGATCGTGCCGAAAAATACAGCATTGAAGATGTTTCTAACTTCCCAATTGCAAACAACGCCGTTTCTGATGTTCGTAAAAAAATTAAAAACGTTATTAATTTAGATACCAACGTACAAATTAAGTTAGATTTCATTAACCCGGAATCTGCCGAAAAATTTATTGAAAAAGGTTGGGACGAAGAAAAACAAATGTATTACTACTTAGTTTATTTTAATAAAGAACAAAAATCTTAA
- a CDS encoding IS1096 element passenger TnpR family protein — MVYKFRVILDAEDDVLRDIAIKDTDTLEDLHNTIINAFGFDGTEGGSFFLCDNNWEQEDEIPLFDMGDVPGEQKTMNDFKLNDLLYEDQTKIIYIYDPFVNWTFFVELAAIESEDDSEEKELPALLFAHGVLPEDAPVKNFDNPVSKDDIYGDFDDDYDDEDFDMFDGDEGFNEFDYDDNNY; from the coding sequence ATGGTTTACAAATTTCGCGTTATTTTAGATGCTGAAGATGATGTTTTAAGAGACATTGCCATTAAAGATACAGATACTTTAGAAGATTTACACAACACCATTATTAACGCTTTTGGGTTTGATGGTACCGAAGGTGGATCGTTTTTTTTGTGTGATAACAACTGGGAACAGGAAGACGAAATTCCGTTGTTTGATATGGGCGATGTTCCGGGCGAACAAAAAACAATGAACGATTTTAAATTGAACGATTTGTTGTATGAAGATCAAACAAAAATTATTTATATCTACGATCCGTTTGTAAACTGGACATTCTTTGTAGAATTGGCGGCGATTGAAAGTGAAGATGATTCGGAAGAAAAAGAACTTCCTGCTCTACTTTTTGCTCACGGAGTTTTGCCTGAAGATGCACCTGTTAAAAACTTTGACAATCCTGTTTCTAAAGACGATATTTACGGGGATTTTGATGATGATTACGACGATGAAGATTTTGATATGTTTGACGGCGATGAAGGTTTTAACGAATTTGATTACGACGATAACAATTATTAA